The Hemiscyllium ocellatum isolate sHemOce1 chromosome 19, sHemOce1.pat.X.cur, whole genome shotgun sequence genome has a segment encoding these proteins:
- the LOC132824744 gene encoding ninjurin-2-like isoform X2, which translates to MTVAENEKDENSTTTQVSSINFNDYATLKSVAESMLDVTLLMSNTTQLVGVLEQGPEFKYYIPLIVLISVSLILQIVIFILLVFSAKTNVTEIDNQKSLNKCNKITIILVGAILLINVVITSLDTQKVNS; encoded by the exons ATGACAGTGGCTGAAAACGAAAAG GATGAAAATTCTACTACGACACAGGTGTCTTCAATTAACTTCAACGACTACGCCACATTAAAAAGCGTGGCAGAGAGCATGCTGGATGTTACCTTACTCATGTCTAATACAACACAATTGGTTGGAGTTCTCGAACAAGGACCTGAATTTAAGTACTACATTCCTCTTATTGTCCTGATTAGTGTCTCTCTTATACTTCAGATTGTGATTTTTATCCTGCTTGTTTTTAGTG CAAAAACCAATGTGACTGAAATCGACAACCAGAAATCATTGAACAAATGCAACAAAATTACCATTATCCTTGTGGGGGCCATTCTTCTTATAAACGTAGTCATCACTTCACTTGATACACAGAAAGTAAATTCTTGA
- the LOC132824744 gene encoding ninjurin-2-like isoform X3 encodes MDENSTTTQVSSINFNDYATLKSVAESMLDVTLLMSNTTQLVGVLEQGPEFKYYIPLIVLISVSLILQIVIFILLVFSAKTNVTEIDNQKSLNKCNKITIILVGAILLINVVITSLDTQKVNS; translated from the exons ATG GATGAAAATTCTACTACGACACAGGTGTCTTCAATTAACTTCAACGACTACGCCACATTAAAAAGCGTGGCAGAGAGCATGCTGGATGTTACCTTACTCATGTCTAATACAACACAATTGGTTGGAGTTCTCGAACAAGGACCTGAATTTAAGTACTACATTCCTCTTATTGTCCTGATTAGTGTCTCTCTTATACTTCAGATTGTGATTTTTATCCTGCTTGTTTTTAGTG CAAAAACCAATGTGACTGAAATCGACAACCAGAAATCATTGAACAAATGCAACAAAATTACCATTATCCTTGTGGGGGCCATTCTTCTTATAAACGTAGTCATCACTTCACTTGATACACAGAAAGTAAATTCTTGA
- the LOC132824744 gene encoding ninjurin-2-like isoform X1 has protein sequence MSTSSLGPHERTDENSTTTQVSSINFNDYATLKSVAESMLDVTLLMSNTTQLVGVLEQGPEFKYYIPLIVLISVSLILQIVIFILLVFSAKTNVTEIDNQKSLNKCNKITIILVGAILLINVVITSLDTQKVNS, from the exons GATGAAAATTCTACTACGACACAGGTGTCTTCAATTAACTTCAACGACTACGCCACATTAAAAAGCGTGGCAGAGAGCATGCTGGATGTTACCTTACTCATGTCTAATACAACACAATTGGTTGGAGTTCTCGAACAAGGACCTGAATTTAAGTACTACATTCCTCTTATTGTCCTGATTAGTGTCTCTCTTATACTTCAGATTGTGATTTTTATCCTGCTTGTTTTTAGTG CAAAAACCAATGTGACTGAAATCGACAACCAGAAATCATTGAACAAATGCAACAAAATTACCATTATCCTTGTGGGGGCCATTCTTCTTATAAACGTAGTCATCACTTCACTTGATACACAGAAAGTAAATTCTTGA